A single window of Vibrio gazogenes DNA harbors:
- the hisS gene encoding histidine--tRNA ligase, with protein MTKTIQAIRGMNDCLPTQSPLWQKVEGKVKQVINAYGYSEIRMPIIEMTHLFSRAIGEVTDVVEKEMYTFEDRNGDSLTLRPEGTAGCVRAGIQNGLLYNQEQRLWYMGPMFRHERPQKGRYRQFHQCGVEVFGLDGPDIDAELIMMTARMWQALGIAPYVKLELNSIGSPEARAEYRTALIAFLEQHESVLDEDSKRRMYTNPLRVLDTKNPEIQAILGEAPKLSEYLDSDSRAHFAGLCELLDAAGIEYTVNERLVRGLDYYNRTVFEWVTESLGAQGTVCGGGRYDGLVEQMGGKATSAVGFAMGLERLVLMVEALELTDDIARQVDVYVVTAGEGTLSAGMKLAESIRESLPTLRIMNHFGGGNFKKQFKRADKVGASVALVLGEDEMAQQMVVFKDLNGGTQDTVLQSDIIEKLAYFFKC; from the coding sequence GTGACAAAAACAATTCAAGCAATTCGAGGCATGAACGACTGCCTCCCGACACAATCACCGCTCTGGCAAAAGGTTGAGGGCAAGGTAAAACAAGTTATCAATGCATACGGCTATAGTGAAATTCGTATGCCGATCATTGAAATGACACATCTGTTCAGTCGCGCGATCGGTGAAGTGACCGATGTGGTTGAAAAAGAAATGTATACTTTCGAAGATCGGAATGGTGATAGCCTAACCTTACGTCCTGAAGGTACGGCTGGCTGTGTCCGAGCCGGTATTCAGAATGGCCTGCTATATAATCAGGAACAGCGTTTGTGGTATATGGGGCCGATGTTCCGCCATGAGCGACCTCAGAAAGGACGGTACCGCCAATTCCATCAGTGTGGCGTCGAGGTGTTTGGTCTTGATGGACCAGATATTGATGCAGAGTTAATCATGATGACCGCCCGGATGTGGCAGGCGTTGGGGATCGCACCCTATGTAAAACTCGAACTCAATTCAATTGGATCACCAGAGGCGCGAGCTGAATACCGGACCGCGTTAATCGCCTTTCTGGAGCAGCATGAATCCGTGTTGGATGAAGACAGTAAACGTCGGATGTATACCAATCCGCTGCGGGTGTTGGACACCAAAAATCCAGAAATTCAGGCAATTTTGGGTGAGGCACCTAAGTTGTCCGAATATCTTGATAGTGATTCCCGTGCTCATTTTGCTGGTTTATGTGAACTTCTTGATGCTGCAGGTATCGAATACACGGTCAATGAGCGTTTAGTTCGCGGATTGGATTACTATAATCGTACCGTTTTTGAATGGGTGACAGAAAGTCTCGGCGCTCAGGGCACGGTCTGTGGCGGTGGTCGCTATGATGGCCTCGTCGAACAAATGGGCGGTAAAGCGACCTCTGCGGTTGGTTTCGCGATGGGATTGGAACGTCTGGTTCTGATGGTTGAAGCACTGGAACTGACTGATGATATTGCCCGTCAAGTCGATGTTTATGTTGTGACGGCTGGCGAAGGCACATTATCGGCGGGAATGAAATTGGCCGAATCTATCCGGGAATCATTACCGACGCTGCGTATTATGAACCACTTTGGTGGTGGTAATTTCAAGAAACAGTTTAAGCGGGCCGATAAAGTCGGCGCCTCTGTTGCATTAGTTCTCGGAGAGGATGAAATGGCACAACAGATGGTTGTCTTTAAAGATCTGAATGGTGGAACTCAGGACACGGTTCTACAGTCAGATATCATTGAAAAACTGGCTTATTTTTTCAAGTGCTGA
- the ispG gene encoding flavodoxin-dependent (E)-4-hydroxy-3-methylbut-2-enyl-diphosphate synthase yields MQYESPIKRRRSTRIYVGDVPIGDGAPIAVQSMTNTRTTDVEATVAQIHSLEKVGADIVRVSVPTMDAAEAFREIKKRVSIPLVADIHFDYRIALQVAEYGVDCLRINPGNIGREERIRAVVDCARDKGIPIRIGVNGGSLEKDIQQKYGEPTAEALVESAMRHVDILDRLNFDQFKVSVKASDVFLAVDSYRLLAQKIDQPLHLGITEAGGARAGAVKSSVGLGMLLAEGIGDTLRISLAANPVEEIKVGFDILKSLRIRSRGINFIACPSCSRQEFDVIGTVNALEERLEDILTPMDVSIIGCVVNGPGEAEASHLGIAGSNRKSAFYEDGVRQKERFDNDDLIHQLEAKIRAKASMLDQQNRIQVTQVEDNN; encoded by the coding sequence ATGCAATATGAGTCTCCAATAAAGCGTCGCCGTTCGACACGTATCTACGTTGGCGATGTTCCTATCGGCGATGGTGCGCCCATCGCAGTTCAGTCGATGACAAATACGAGAACGACCGATGTCGAGGCAACGGTTGCTCAAATCCATTCACTGGAAAAAGTCGGTGCAGATATTGTTCGGGTTTCAGTTCCGACAATGGATGCAGCGGAAGCATTCCGAGAAATTAAGAAGCGCGTATCGATTCCTTTGGTTGCCGATATTCATTTTGATTACCGCATTGCACTTCAGGTTGCGGAATACGGTGTGGATTGTTTACGGATCAACCCGGGAAATATCGGTCGTGAAGAGCGAATTCGTGCCGTTGTCGATTGCGCTCGCGATAAAGGCATTCCCATCCGAATTGGTGTCAATGGTGGATCATTAGAGAAAGATATTCAGCAGAAATATGGGGAGCCAACAGCCGAAGCGCTGGTGGAATCCGCAATGCGTCATGTGGATATTCTTGACCGGCTCAATTTTGACCAATTTAAAGTGAGTGTGAAAGCCTCCGATGTTTTTCTGGCCGTTGATTCTTATCGTTTGTTGGCTCAGAAAATCGATCAGCCTTTACATTTAGGGATCACCGAAGCTGGTGGTGCGCGCGCGGGTGCGGTTAAATCATCCGTTGGGCTGGGCATGTTGCTTGCTGAGGGGATTGGCGATACGTTGCGTATTTCGCTGGCGGCAAATCCGGTCGAAGAAATTAAAGTCGGATTTGATATCCTCAAGTCTCTGCGGATCCGTTCCCGGGGAATTAATTTTATTGCCTGTCCGAGTTGTTCCCGTCAAGAATTTGATGTCATCGGCACCGTCAATGCACTGGAAGAGCGTCTTGAAGATATCCTCACACCAATGGATGTCTCGATTATTGGCTGCGTTGTCAATGGCCCCGGAGAAGCTGAAGCTTCACACTTGGGCATTGCGGGTAGCAATCGCAAAAGTGCATTTTATGAAGATGGGGTCCGCCAGAAAGAACGGTTCGACAATGATGATTTAATTCATCAGCTTGAAGCAAAAATCCGGGCAAAAGCGTCAATGCTCGACCAGCAAAATCGCATTCAGGTCACTCAAGTCGAAGACAACAATTAA
- the rodZ gene encoding cytoskeleton protein RodZ, whose product MTESEIVKEEDNQVGPGTLLKQKRESLGLTQKQIADKLRLRLTIIQSLEENNFDIDKVSTFTRGYVRSYAKVVGIDEPEILAAYDHYCGMAAPDLLMTSFSRKTTREQHNSRINLITVGIVAIVIGISSVWWYQNQKQDTLIPAQTQTSSQQDPVASSSGDEKTDDFTTVRDLTLSSPESSDTENAASPAEPEANAADDTTAAERESAQPQQDEQEAAADETDTASAEPVASDSATPPADEPQSSAALTALTMNFENDCWVRVTDTNGKTLAIGLKKANQSVQLQGEAPFKVILGAPESVSMTFAGEPVDLSGYTSGKVARFSLP is encoded by the coding sequence ATGACAGAATCAGAAATAGTAAAAGAAGAAGATAACCAGGTCGGTCCTGGGACACTTCTGAAACAGAAGCGCGAATCGCTTGGGCTGACTCAAAAGCAGATCGCGGACAAGCTTCGGCTACGTCTGACGATTATACAGTCGCTCGAGGAAAATAATTTTGATATCGACAAGGTATCAACATTTACAAGAGGCTATGTTCGTTCTTATGCCAAAGTGGTTGGGATTGATGAGCCAGAAATACTCGCAGCGTACGATCATTATTGTGGTATGGCTGCTCCTGATTTATTGATGACCAGCTTTTCAAGAAAAACCACCCGAGAGCAGCATAACAGCCGAATTAATCTGATTACGGTTGGCATTGTTGCCATTGTGATCGGTATTTCATCGGTCTGGTGGTATCAAAACCAAAAACAGGACACACTGATTCCAGCTCAGACTCAGACATCATCACAACAGGATCCGGTCGCAAGTTCGTCGGGAGATGAGAAGACTGATGATTTTACGACGGTACGTGATCTGACTCTGTCATCCCCAGAGTCATCTGATACTGAGAATGCTGCCTCACCTGCAGAGCCAGAAGCCAATGCCGCTGATGACACAACAGCTGCTGAACGTGAATCAGCACAACCTCAGCAAGACGAGCAGGAAGCGGCGGCAGATGAAACTGATACCGCGTCAGCAGAACCTGTTGCTTCCGATTCTGCCACGCCTCCCGCAGATGAACCGCAATCTTCAGCTGCATTGACGGCTCTGACCATGAATTTTGAGAATGATTGTTGGGTTCGAGTCACGGATACAAACGGTAAAACGTTAGCGATCGGACTGAAAAAAGCGAATCAATCTGTTCAGCTTCAGGGAGAAGCGCCATTTAAGGTTATTTTAGGGGCTCCGGAAAGTGTTTCTATGACATTTGCAGGTGAACCTGTTGACCTTTCTGGGTATACTTCAGGCAAAGTAGCCAGATTTAGCTTACCTTAG
- a CDS encoding YfgM family protein — MELYDTEEQQVEAIKNWWQENGKAVIVGTVVGLAAILGWNYYQSSVKAAQVAASHQYSDVVASLSQQGLDAEKTVQSFIEQHSDSNYAVLAAMQLAKSQIEAKHLDEGLAQLEWAKTHTDDKALDTLIDYRIARIQAEQGNYESAEASLKQITDSGWVGRVAELKGDIALRQGNKEAAYVAYTEAQQAEDASQTLQMKLDDLAK, encoded by the coding sequence GTGGAACTCTACGATACCGAAGAACAACAAGTTGAAGCGATTAAGAATTGGTGGCAAGAGAATGGCAAAGCCGTCATTGTCGGCACCGTTGTCGGTTTAGCTGCGATTCTAGGCTGGAATTATTATCAGTCATCAGTGAAAGCGGCTCAGGTGGCTGCCTCTCATCAGTATTCTGATGTGGTTGCTTCACTTTCTCAGCAAGGGCTCGACGCAGAAAAAACTGTTCAGAGTTTCATTGAACAACATTCAGACAGCAATTATGCCGTGCTGGCCGCCATGCAGTTAGCGAAATCTCAAATTGAAGCCAAGCATCTGGATGAAGGGCTTGCTCAGCTTGAGTGGGCTAAAACGCATACCGATGATAAAGCATTGGATACGTTGATTGACTACCGAATTGCCCGGATTCAGGCTGAACAAGGCAATTATGAGAGTGCGGAAGCATCTTTGAAACAGATTACCGACTCAGGCTGGGTTGGTCGCGTTGCTGAGCTGAAAGGTGATATTGCGCTGCGTCAGGGCAATAAGGAAGCTGCTTATGTTGCTTATACTGAAGCTCAGCAGGCAGAAGATGCCAGCCAGACATTACAAATGAAGTTAGATGATCTTGCCAAATAA
- the bamB gene encoding outer membrane protein assembly factor BamB, with product MKKWFGNLFLMAAMTSGLVGCSGEEESVVMAPVPVVKSQFTPHSDWHASVGSGVGHYFSKLKPKYAYDTIFVADRDGLVKALNPENGKELWHHDLEVDDPIRLAGGIESGFDQIYVGSENGMVYALDAKSGELKWKQNIGGEVLASPTTDSNLLIINTSNGNLTALDQSSGKEQWVISTEVPNLTLRGVSEPVAVSGGVFWGTAGGRLAAAITSRGQMIWQQPIGIPKGATEIDRLVDVDSSPLVIGNSLYTIGYNGQLVDIDLRSGKPVWKRTYSSAKNIATDGGRLFIATDEDHIVAVDARSGTELWTNSKLEHRLVTAPVVISNYVVVGDSEGYLYWIDRNSGDFVAQQFVDSSGFAVSPIALPDNSYLSITRNGDLKKLTIR from the coding sequence ATGAAAAAGTGGTTTGGCAACTTATTTTTAATGGCTGCAATGACGAGCGGGTTGGTTGGATGTTCCGGAGAAGAAGAGTCGGTCGTCATGGCGCCTGTTCCTGTCGTCAAAAGTCAGTTTACGCCACATTCGGATTGGCATGCTTCTGTAGGTAGTGGGGTCGGTCATTATTTCTCAAAACTCAAGCCGAAGTATGCTTATGACACCATTTTTGTTGCTGATCGGGATGGTTTAGTCAAAGCGCTGAATCCGGAAAATGGTAAAGAACTCTGGCATCATGATCTTGAAGTGGATGATCCTATTCGTTTGGCCGGCGGAATTGAGTCTGGATTTGATCAGATTTATGTTGGTAGTGAAAATGGGATGGTTTATGCGCTGGATGCGAAAAGCGGTGAACTGAAGTGGAAGCAGAACATCGGCGGTGAAGTTCTGGCATCCCCGACAACTGATAGCAACCTATTGATCATCAATACCAGCAATGGCAACTTAACGGCACTGGATCAAAGCAGTGGCAAAGAACAATGGGTGATTAGTACCGAGGTACCAAACCTGACGTTGCGCGGCGTGAGTGAGCCGGTTGCTGTATCTGGCGGTGTATTCTGGGGAACGGCTGGTGGGCGTCTGGCTGCCGCGATTACGTCTCGGGGACAAATGATTTGGCAACAACCTATCGGGATACCGAAAGGGGCGACAGAAATTGATCGACTTGTGGATGTTGATTCATCGCCACTGGTTATCGGCAATTCCCTTTATACCATTGGTTATAATGGTCAATTGGTTGATATTGATCTCCGTTCGGGCAAGCCGGTCTGGAAGCGTACCTATTCTTCAGCAAAAAATATCGCAACGGATGGTGGCCGTCTGTTCATCGCGACGGATGAAGACCATATTGTCGCAGTTGATGCGCGTAGCGGAACAGAACTGTGGACTAACAGTAAACTCGAACACCGCTTGGTGACCGCTCCCGTCGTGATCAGTAACTATGTTGTTGTTGGCGATAGCGAAGGCTACCTCTACTGGATTGACCGGAATAGTGGTGATTTTGTTGCTCAACAGTTTGTTGATAGCAGTGGATTTGCTGTTTCTCCTATCGCTTTGCCTGACAATAGTTATCTGTCGATCACTCGAAATGGCGATCTGAAGAAACTGACGATCCGCTAA